Genomic window (Drosophila ananassae strain 14024-0371.13 chromosome 3L, ASM1763931v2, whole genome shotgun sequence):
GAAAGAAAGAACGCGCCAACTTCTACTATAAGCGCTTGCAGTACAACACCGCCATTTACCTCTACAAACGTGCTTTGGACTATTTGGACACGCGGGACGGCGATCCGGATGCTGACTTTGACCATGAAGATCTCGAGGTGGGTCCTTATACACATCTGCACATGTTTTGCAAACAAACTGATAATTTTTCTGAATAGCTATCGAACAGCGATACCCAGATTTTGCTGGAGGATCGATTGATTGTCTACAACAACTTGGCCATGACCCAAATCAAAATTGCCGCCTACGATGCCGCCCTGGAGTCCGTTGAGCACGTCCTGCGATGCCAGCCGAACAATTCAAAGGCCTTGTATCGTAAGGGGAGGGTACGTGTTAAGAGTTATCCTTTCAAATGAATAAGATAGCTTATCAAATGTCCATTTCAGATATTAGAAGGCAAGGCTGACACCCAGGGTGCCATTAagctgttgcagaaagtggcCACTCTGGAACCCGACAATCGGTCTGTCCAGTCGGACTTGGCCAGACTCTTTATTAAGGCTCGCCGCGAGGAACACAACGAAAAGGAGATGTACCAGAAGATGCTGGGCCAGGCCAAGAAAATGGAGCAAAAGACTGCCACCAGACAAAAACAGCCTCTCGTGGACAATTCAAAGCTGAAGCTGCTAGGTTATCTGATGGGCTCGATTCTAATTGGTGTGGCCGGGGTTGCTATTTATCGTTACAAGTACTAAGGACGAGCATTGCACACGAACTACTGTTTACTTTAAGCAATTGAGAGCATTTTTTAAGGATACATGCATAAAAGGCAAAATTATGAATGTTGGATAGCGCAGTTGCTTATTACATCTTGTTGTACATCAAATACTATGTATGCACTTCACAATAGTATGTATATCTGTCAAATGGTATGGTTTTGGATAGCGTACGTGTAATGTTAAAGCTTAATTTTACTCAATTACATTCTTTCGGAAAAGTAACGGGAATtgttaaataaaacacaattttCATTTACTTTCATTGGCATTTTCTTTTTAGAAGACTTTCTTTCATGAGAACCTGCGACTAGAGCACCATATGGAAGCAATGAGTTAGCAAAGTTATAGGCCTTATACTGATTAGATAAGATCAATACTTTCTGATAAGGTTCTGTTAATACAATTATTCGTTTAGAAGAATCTGAAATGGCTAACGAAAAGCTCAAATCATCCGATTTATTAGGAGAGATGAAGCCAAAACCCAAAAGCGCTGATTCATTGTTTTTGGCTGACCtgaaaacattatttttctaatttaaagATTATAGCCATGGGGGGTCAAGGAGGTGTTATGAATATCAGTGTAGCCTCTTGTTCGGAACACGCTTTTAAATGAGATCTTCTACAGCTCTTGATACCTTCCACCAATACAACTTATCAATGTTTATAAATAAGACTTTACTGCAACAGATTTCTGGAACTACACCCATAATTTGATATCTGCTTTAGAGTTCTTGATAATACTAAGTTTTCTGGAAGTAGTACACCCTTTACTTGATATCTGCCATG
Coding sequences:
- the LOC6495783 gene encoding peptidyl-prolyl cis-trans isomerase FKBP8; its protein translation is MDTEKSSSSSFEDLTNAEDTKDIRKVAAEAAAGDGVTPSEIAADKDPAKEEEESESDSDILGNKQLIKRTLKKAPKDAPTALRGDLVTINFTGKLNNGKVVDEGLGFQCHVGDYEVAQGVDMVLPMLQVGEVAQIIVDPRFGYGNLGLKKDNESEYTIPQDAKLTYEVELVDTKTEDFADLKAFEIRRNYGTRKKERANFYYKRLQYNTAIYLYKRALDYLDTRDGDPDADFDHEDLELSNSDTQILLEDRLIVYNNLAMTQIKIAAYDAALESVEHVLRCQPNNSKALYRKGRILEGKADTQGAIKLLQKVATLEPDNRSVQSDLARLFIKARREEHNEKEMYQKMLGQAKKMEQKTATRQKQPLVDNSKLKLLGYLMGSILIGVAGVAIYRYKY